In a single window of the Etheostoma spectabile isolate EspeVRDwgs_2016 chromosome 3, UIUC_Espe_1.0, whole genome shotgun sequence genome:
- the sptssb gene encoding serine palmitoyltransferase small subunit B yields the protein MNFKNFREYLSWLYYQYLLITGIYVLEPWEKSIFNSVLFSAIAMVIYTSYVFVPIHMRLALEFFSEIFGGQPESAMALMN from the coding sequence ATGAACTTCAAGAACTTCAGGGAGTACCTGTCCTGGCTGTACTACCAGTACCTGCTCATCACTGGCATCTATGTCCTGGAGCCCTGGGAAAAGTCCATCTTCAACTCCGTCCTCTTCTCCGCCATCGCCATGGTGATCTACACCTCGTATGTCTTTGTGCCCATCCACATGCGCCTTGCACTGGAGTTTTTCTCTGAGATCTTTGGCGGCCAGCCTGAGAGCGCCATGGCACTCATGAACTAA